A region of Antedon mediterranea chromosome 8, ecAntMedi1.1, whole genome shotgun sequence DNA encodes the following proteins:
- the LOC140057386 gene encoding uncharacterized protein codes for MFRPTFRRSEEGALILEDTSAAVVFNSLRKRPTGKCLTPDDVRQDALKEVCRLGGNTKDECDVLGCYKFQHSKYSGQTFKWMVENVLEYAVCFVIKMANEIPSTSSLSINKFNFKRYLESFPEGKEAIAMKEIKRRRKCPTRQTSYIPVGIKLQKVEDVTDETLSGTDVFDASLQPSTSYAPAQPNTSYEPVSTMPSTTITIKQSEDCLIPDKWKKNLPEIDQQWISKTLFKKSKKGTAELDSTKLKQLWYYPPQPDPLNKNIPMANSYFGHRLLLWLPRKTWQVKLVCPRPECKSYPLTSGGLHGIVRPVLDLDCHYFLATEQLRCSNCKQRQIGWSENILKQLDLEHRLQFPVVLSYHLACDNRVLQLLKYRGLGNSPSQLRQQVLEQHTRRWNERVALYLENCKKFCGSRDDYVIAASKFDEVSKMIPVPSVQWFLTIYCNEVMGRIDELKASITSTFGRVLKIDSTKRIVRKLAGRACGTGAWATNVGNEYGQVLITVLTAAEGCGLNNMTNGIINRYALAGVPPPEILYVDRDCCGHSSIRKMFSAWPDMKIRLDIWHFMRRIAAACSTESHQLYPIFLKRLSACIFEWSADDVERLKLAKREQLIASKKHSNPTDDIILKNISKKEYALHCRRTTRGTRETANLIRELLTSLDGEEGRDTMGVPLLDSEQTWDIWSSQERHIACIQDPEGIPLYTKTSEMLKGGVTLPVYRCARGSTSLESFHLHLNRFIPGERASDLHFQAYLMDGLVRWNANRALAATQSGGPISSTYSGLHQHALNILAEQVIGKKVYKSFIIPNKYTGELIGVEYLYNQSNKVLETQFPVKTDTIYDEDFDEEIYTFDVDEGYDDKTQPDYKPPKRCFKPRNAKEPSPPQLEPLPSCDDNDDDDGEGKAALFDTELEDSTGPDNIPGYAKVEALADYLMQFKEDSGVISQSHAEHVAKLWNNLDAYDKTIKRKARHQDYLTKGRFKKSKTTSVIPGVESTRRCFLGQNTGPAQWPDCNRYMECIITKLCEAYPSTVSIEGKRFQRWPLITKGYKNIRRKVLSNGHLMLFAKLQLMEINRTTLIQWYNRTSKKQERQVLESGISATIPKLVSDKTLLEPLTKPAVLNVHTSAPSFTFVLPKNTSGLATLGNRPSIPVPGEIAKPPPSVPEASSTRIPRTTLLYRKRVAKDISEGKPIKIYKPRTSAIVCSKCKQPRLNKNHTQYYGNWYCAATSDVTFKEWKSAMVAIRRLRQERKKKQQKE; via the exons atgttCAGACCAACTTTTCGGCGCAGTGAAGAGGGTGCCTTAATTCTTGAAGATACATCTGCTGCTGTAGTATTTAACAGCTTGAGAAAACGACCAACTGGCAAGTGTCTAACTCCTGATGATGTACGCCAAGATGCCTTGAAGGAGGTGTGCAGGCTGGGTGGAAACACCAAAGATGAATGTGATGTGTTGGGCTGCTACAAGTTTCAGCATAGTAAATACAGTGGACAAACATTCAAGTGGATGGTCGAAAATGTACTGGAATATGCAGtatgttttgttattaaaatgGCTAATGAAATTCCAAGTACAAGTTCACTTAGTATTAACAAATTCAACTTTAAGAGGTACTTGGAGTCTTTCCCAGAAGGCAAAGAAGCCATagcaatgaaagaaataaaacgCCGCAGGAAATGCCCAACTAGACAGACATCGTACATACCTGTTGGTATTAAGCTACAAAAGGTTGAGGATGTCACAGATGAAACACTTTCTGGTACTGATGTCTTTGATGCTTCTTTGCAACCATCAACCTCATATGCACCAG CTCAACCAAATACATCTTATGAACCTGTTAGTACTATGCCATCCACTACAATAACTATCAAACAGAGTGAAG ATTGTCTCATACCAGATAAATGGAAGAAGAACTTGCCCGAGATCGATCAGCAGTGGATTTCAAAAACCTTATTCAAGAAATCGAAGAAGGGGACTGCAGAGTTGGATTCAACTAAACTCAAACAACTTTGGTATTATCCACCTCAACCGGATCCGCTCAACAAAAACATACCCATGGCCAACAGTTACTTCGGTCATCGTCTTCTTCTTTGGTTGCCCCGCAAGACTTGGCAGGTCAAGCTGGTCTGCCCTCGGCCAGAATGCAAGAGCTATCCACTAACATCAGGCGGCCTCCATGGAATCGTTCGTCCGGTCCTGGATTTAGACTGCCACTACTTTCTTGCAACAGAGCAACTGAGGTGCTCTAATTGCAAACAAAGACAAATTGGCTGgagtgaaaacattttaaagcaaCTTGATTTAGAACATCGCCTTCAGTTTCCTGTTGTACTTTCGTATCACTTGGCCTGCGACAACCGGGTCCTGCAGCTTCTAAAGTACCGCGGTCTCGGTAACAGTCCATCACAGCTTCGCCAACAAGTCTTAGAACAACACACAAGGCGGTGGAATGAGAGAGTGGCTCTCTACTTAGAAAATTGCAAGAAGTTCTGTGGTTCTCGTGATGATTATGTCATTGCTGCTTCTAAATTTGATGAGGTGTCTAAAATGATTCCTGTTCCCTCTGTCCAATGGTTCCTTACCATCTACTGCAACGAAGTAATGGGAAGAATCGACGAACTCAAGGCTTCTATCACATCGACGTTCGGAAGAGTGTTGAAGATTGACTCGACCAAAAgg ATTGTAAGGAAGCTAGCCGGTCGTGCATGTGGAACAGGAGCGTGGGCAACAAACGTCGGAAATGAGTACGGCCAGGTGCTCATTACAGTCCTGACTGCTGCAGAAGGATGTGGCTTAAACAACATGACAAACGGCATCATTAACCGATATGCTTTGGCAGGCGTACCTCCTCCCGAGATTCTCTACGTCGACCGTGACTGCTGCGGTCATTCAAGCATAAGGAAGATGTTCAGCGCCTGGCCTGACATGAAAATTCGTCTGGACATCTGGCACTTCATGAGGAGAATTGCTGCAGCTTGTTCAACAGAATCACATCAGTTGTATCCGATATTTCTCAAACGTCTTTCCGCTTGCATTTTTGAGTGGAGCGCTGACGATGTTGAACGTCTGAAGCTCGCCAAGCGTGAACAGCTCATTGCAAGCAAGAAGCATTCCAACCCAACAGACGACATCATATTGAAAAACATCAGCAAGAAGGAGTATGCTTTACATTGTCGCAGGACAACACGAGGGACTCGCGAGACTGCCAACCTAATCCGAGAGCTGCTGACTTCCCTCGATGGTGAAGAAGGCCGTGACACAATGGGCGTCCCACTCTTAGACTCTGAACAGACCTGGGATATCTGGAGCTCACAAGAGCGACACATCGCCTGCATCCAGGATCCAGAAGGCATCCCGCTCTACACAAAAACCAGTGAGATGCTTAAGGGTGGAGTTACCTTGCCAGTATATCGTTGCGCAAGAGGCTCCACTTCTTTGGAATCGTTTCATCTTCATCTTAACAGGTTTATTCCAG GTGAGCGTGCTAGCGACTTACATTTCCAAGCTTACCTGATGGATGGACTTGTTCGATGGAATGCAAACCGTGCACTAGCCGCTACCCAGTCTGGAGGACCCATCTCCAGTACATATAGTGGACTGCATCAGCATGCTCTCAACATACTGGCAGAGCAAGTGATTGGCAAAAAAGTGTACAAAAGTTTTATCATTCCAAACAAGTACACTGGAGAACTCATCGGAGTGGAGTACCTGTACAACCAGTCGAACAAAGTGCTCGAAACTCAATTTCCTGTCAAAACAGATACCATTTATGATGAAGACTTTGATGAAGAAATTTACACTTTTGATGTTGATGAAGGGTATGATGACAAGACTCAACCAGACTACAAACCACCTAAGCGTTGTTTTAAACCTCGAAATGCTAAAGAACCCTCACCACCCCAGCTGGAGCCCTTGCCTTCATGtgacgataatgatgatgatgatggtgaaggAAAAGCAGCCCTTTTTGACACA gaACTTGAGGATTCCACTGGACCGGACAACATTCCAGGCTACGCCAAAGTTGAAGCCCTGGCAGACTACCTTATGCAGTTTAAGGAAGACAGTGGAGTGATAAGTCAAAGTCATGCTGAACATGTCGCAAAGTTGTGGAACAACCTGGATGCTTATGACAAAACCATTAAGCGCAAAGCACGGCATCAAGATTACCTGACGAAAGGCAGGTTCAAGAAAAGTAAAACTACTTCCGTAATACCTGGTGTCGAAAGCACTCGACG atgcTTCTTAGGTCAGAACACCGGGCCAGCTCAGTGGCCGGACTGCAATCGATATATGGAGTGCATTATTACAAAACTATGTGAAGCGTATCCATCTACCGTATCTATCGAAGGTAAACGTTTCCAGCGCTGGCCGCTCATTACCAAAGGCTACAAGAACATTCGTCGGAAAGTGCTATCGAATGGACACCTGATGTTGTTTGCTAAGCTTCAGTTGATGGAGATAAATCGTACGACACTCATCCAGTG GTACAACAGAACGTCAAAGAAGCAAGAGCGGCAAGTGTTGGAATCTGGCATCTCGGCAACAATACCCAAACTTGTCTCTGATAAAACCCTACTTGAACCTTTAACCAAGCCAGCGGTGCTAAACGTTCATACAAGCGCTCCATCTTTCACATTTGTCCTACCAAAAAACACTTCCGGCCTAGCGACTCTAGGAAACAGACCGTCGATCCCAGTTCCTGGCGAGATAGCAAAACCACCACCGTCAGTCCCTGAGGCTAGCAGTACTCGTATTCCTAGAACTACCCTCTTGTACAGAAAACGAGTGGCTAAAGACATATCGGAAGGGAAACcgatcaaaatatacaaaccaAGAACGTCTGCGATTGTGTGCTCAAAGTGTAAGCAACCAAGATTAAATAAGAACCACACTCAGTACTATGGAAATTGGTATTGTGCTGCAACATCTGATGTGACTTTTAAAGAATGGAAATCGGCTATGGTTGCCATCCGTCGCCTTCGTCAAGAGAGGAAAAAAAAGCAGCAAAAAGAATGA